Proteins encoded together in one Lachnospiraceae bacterium JLR.KK008 window:
- a CDS encoding recombinase family protein has translation MMNGLDYDVIGTALAGGFRAAIYCRLSKDDDLQGESASIANQRDMLEKFCEKQGWEVAAVYQDDGFTGLNMERPDLKRMLKAIERKQINLVITKDLSRLGRNYLQTGQLIEDFFPRNGVRYIAMNDGIDTMRDNNDIAPFKNILNEMYSKDISKKVHSSYVLKAQKGQFTGCLAPFGYKKDPEDRNRLLVDEETAPVVRLIFGYALDGHGPNYIRRRLEEEKHPCPTWWNRQRGHRNIRTKWEKKDPENGRYIWDFTVIKEILMNPVYTGAIASQKTEYRFKIGTIRDKKPEDWIVVEGTHEPLVDKKSFAIVQEKLKSRQRPGQSGEPSLFAGLLKCGECGKSLTVRYTNAKHPQRIYSCKTYNAFGKQHCTQHRIDYDTLYALVLNKIRECAAAALTDSEAVAGRLTDTCEAEQKGQREAMERTLAKDEERIEVLEKMVLRLYEDMVAGRITDANFNLLLEKTQKEQAELKAKVEKGRKHLADEIRLAVDARQWVESIQEYRDITELDASTLNRLIKEIVVHETIGSDKTRHISIEIHFNLKPIPEVEQVTG, from the coding sequence ATGATGAACGGATTAGATTATGACGTGATTGGCACGGCGCTTGCCGGGGGATTCCGGGCAGCTATCTATTGCAGGCTCTCGAAAGACGATGACCTTCAGGGCGAGAGTGCCAGCATCGCAAACCAGCGGGATATGCTGGAAAAGTTCTGTGAAAAGCAGGGATGGGAGGTTGCGGCAGTCTATCAGGACGACGGCTTCACCGGCCTGAACATGGAACGCCCCGACCTGAAACGGATGTTGAAGGCCATTGAGCGGAAGCAGATAAACCTTGTCATTACGAAAGATTTATCAAGGTTAGGGCGGAACTACTTGCAGACCGGGCAGCTTATCGAGGACTTCTTCCCAAGGAACGGCGTGCGCTATATCGCCATGAATGACGGTATCGACACCATGCGGGACAACAACGACATTGCGCCCTTCAAAAATATCCTGAATGAGATGTACAGCAAGGATATTTCCAAGAAAGTCCATTCTTCCTATGTGCTGAAAGCCCAGAAAGGCCAGTTCACCGGCTGCCTTGCCCCCTTCGGCTACAAAAAAGACCCGGAGGACAGGAACCGCCTGCTGGTAGACGAGGAAACCGCCCCGGTTGTCCGGCTGATTTTCGGGTATGCGCTGGACGGGCACGGCCCCAACTACATCCGGCGCAGGCTGGAGGAAGAAAAGCACCCCTGCCCCACATGGTGGAACCGGCAGCGTGGGCACAGGAACATCCGCACCAAATGGGAGAAGAAAGACCCGGAGAATGGGCGGTACATCTGGGATTTTACAGTGATTAAGGAAATCCTGATGAACCCCGTCTACACCGGCGCAATCGCTTCCCAAAAGACCGAGTACCGCTTTAAAATCGGCACTATCCGGGACAAGAAGCCGGAGGACTGGATTGTGGTGGAAGGGACGCATGAGCCGCTGGTGGACAAAAAGAGTTTTGCCATCGTGCAGGAGAAGCTGAAATCCCGCCAGCGGCCGGGGCAGTCCGGGGAGCCGAGCCTGTTTGCCGGACTTCTCAAATGTGGTGAGTGCGGAAAGTCCCTGACTGTCCGCTACACCAATGCCAAGCACCCCCAGAGGATTTATTCCTGCAAGACTTACAATGCCTTTGGGAAACAGCACTGCACCCAGCACCGGATTGATTATGACACGCTCTATGCCCTTGTGCTGAATAAAATCCGGGAGTGCGCCGCCGCTGCCCTGACCGACAGTGAAGCGGTGGCCGGGCGGCTGACCGACACCTGCGAAGCCGAGCAGAAAGGCCAGAGGGAAGCGATGGAGCGCACCCTTGCCAAAGACGAGGAACGGATTGAAGTGTTGGAAAAGATGGTGCTGCGGCTCTATGAGGACATGGTTGCCGGACGAATCACAGACGCAAACTTCAATCTCCTGCTGGAAAAGACGCAGAAGGAACAGGCGGAATTAAAGGCAAAAGTCGAGAAAGGCAGGAAGCACCTTGCCGATGAAATCCGGCTTGCCGTGGACGCAAGGCAGTGGGTGGAATCCATACAGGAATACCGGGACATCACCGAACTGGACGCTTCCACCTTAAACCGCCTGATTAAAGAAATCGTTGTCCATGAAACCATAGGCAGCGATAAGACAAGACACATTTCTATCGAAATTCATTTTAATCTCAAACCCATACCGGAAGTGGAGCAGGTCACAGGCTGA
- a CDS encoding Maff2 family protein yields MGITQLMSGGGIIIVAQTVIPQLTTLFS; encoded by the coding sequence TTGGGGATAACACAGCTTATGAGTGGCGGTGGCATCATCATTGTGGCACAGACGGTAATTCCACAGCTTACCACTCTGTTCTCATAA
- a CDS encoding CD0415/CD1112 family protein — protein MGGIIDKITEFIKELLQGWVLTNFETMFTDVNDKVGTIAGEVSKTPSTWNSGIFDMIKTLSDNVMIPIAGMIISFVLVYELISMVIDKNNLHDFNTAIFIRFFMKACIAVMLLSKTFDIVMAVFDVGSHIVNSAASAITGSTSIDVASTLQTMFNEQFSEMSIGELLGLGMETMIVSLCMKIMSVLITVILYGRMIEIYLYVSVAPVPCATVTNREWGTIGTNYFKGLCALAFQGFFMMVCVAIYAVLVAGVAVSDNLHTALWSVAAYTVILCFSLFKTGSLSKSIWNAH, from the coding sequence ATGGGCGGAATCATTGATAAGATTACTGAATTCATAAAGGAACTGTTGCAGGGGTGGGTTCTGACCAACTTTGAAACCATGTTTACCGATGTCAATGACAAAGTAGGTACGATTGCAGGGGAGGTCAGCAAAACTCCCAGCACATGGAACTCCGGTATTTTTGATATGATAAAAACCTTGTCCGACAATGTGATGATTCCCATAGCGGGAATGATCATCAGTTTTGTACTCGTCTATGAGCTTATTTCCATGGTCATTGACAAAAATAACCTGCATGACTTCAATACAGCCATTTTTATCCGCTTTTTTATGAAAGCGTGTATTGCAGTCATGCTTCTTAGCAAGACTTTTGACATTGTAATGGCAGTATTTGATGTGGGAAGCCATATCGTAAATTCTGCCGCATCAGCGATTACCGGAAGCACCAGTATTGATGTGGCAAGTACGCTGCAGACGATGTTCAATGAGCAGTTTTCGGAAATGAGCATAGGAGAGCTGTTGGGACTGGGAATGGAGACCATGATCGTCAGTTTATGTATGAAAATCATGTCAGTCCTTATCACCGTCATTCTTTATGGGCGAATGATTGAAATATATCTTTATGTATCAGTAGCACCAGTTCCCTGTGCAACCGTAACAAACCGGGAATGGGGAACGATAGGAACGAATTATTTTAAGGGGCTTTGTGCTCTAGCATTTCAGGGATTTTTTATGATGGTATGCGTTGCAATCTATGCAGTGCTTGTGGCTGGTGTGGCAGTATCCGACAACCTGCATACGGCACTCTGGTCGGTGGCAGCATATACCGTTATTTTATGCTTTTCACTCTTTAAGACTGGTTCATTATCGAAATCTATCTGGAATGCGCACTAA
- a CDS encoding PrgI family protein, with product MAISVQVPKDLSGIKTKVALNLTKRQIICFSGAAVAGIPLYFLTKGLIGTSAASLLMMGAMLPFFFFAMYEKNGFPAEKILYFMLRQKILTPGIRPYRSENLYKQLEEKEKLRREVRYLEEKAKGRTGKPQKKQL from the coding sequence ATGGCAATATCCGTGCAGGTGCCGAAGGATTTGTCCGGTATCAAGACAAAAGTGGCACTGAACTTAACAAAGAGACAGATCATCTGTTTCAGCGGTGCGGCAGTAGCCGGGATACCCTTGTATTTTTTAACCAAGGGACTGATCGGAACATCAGCCGCATCACTTCTTATGATGGGAGCAATGCTTCCATTCTTCTTTTTTGCAATGTATGAGAAAAACGGATTTCCGGCAGAGAAGATTTTGTATTTTATGCTCCGGCAGAAGATACTCACACCGGGCATAAGACCATACCGGTCAGAGAACTTATACAAGCAGTTGGAAGAAAAAGAAAAATTACGAAGGGAGGTTCGTTATCTTGAAGAAAAAGCAAAAGGCAGAACCGGAAAGCCGCAGAAAAAGCAGCTATAA
- a CDS encoding conjugal transfer protein TraE gives MKKKQKAEPESRRKSSYKGNSRNNSKCGGLTFSEKKRLIQLKHILSGKSNEKEKPTTAQKTITFEKMFRDGICQVSHRYYTKMVEFFDINYSLLEVDEQADILAQYSKLINYFDPSVRFELVLFNRQVNEQMLTEQFDIPWQEDDFNDIREEYTEMLKKQAAKGNNGIIKSKYLIFGVESNGYKEAKSRLNNIEKDVIRNLNNIGTLARGLDGKERLRILHEYFNQDTMEPFRFSFKDLAESGKSVKDYIAPPGFDFRYPNRFKSGNMYGCVSYLDIIAPKFTDELIKQLLDIDANLTISMHMQTEDPVKAIKKLKAVISNIQKMKIEEQKKAVRSGYDMDILPTDIVTYEKDTLEFLDDLNTSNQKMINMTFLITCYGRTKRELESLMQRVSGIIQQANCDLRCLQYLQEQGLMASAPIGCNETGIERTLSTKSTAILVPFCTQELFMPAPAIYYGLNALSNNMIMADRKRLRTPNGVILGTPGSGKSFSAKREILSCFLITKDDIIICDPEGEYFALVAALHGQVVKLATNSKDYLNPMDIQLSHKGDKEALKLKSDFIITLCDLIAGGKDGLENDEKGIIDECIRHIYDKYFENPVPENMPLLEDLYDALLTHKNPKAERIANSLVLYVHGSQNYFNHHTNVDSGNRIMCFDIRDLGNQLKELGMLIVQDAVWNRVSQNRERKIATRYYCDEFHLLLKEKQTAIYSVEIWKRFRKWGGIPTGLTQNVGDFLRSEEIEGILGNSDFVYLLNQNAKDQAILADKLGLSDKQLSYVTNSEPGSGLILFDNVVIPFVDKYPTDTKTYRIMNTKPEESVQKEDAV, from the coding sequence TTGAAGAAAAAGCAAAAGGCAGAACCGGAAAGCCGCAGAAAAAGCAGCTATAAGGGCAATAGCAGGAATAACAGCAAATGCGGTGGACTTACCTTTTCAGAGAAGAAGCGTCTTATACAGTTGAAACATATTTTATCGGGAAAGAGCAATGAGAAAGAAAAGCCGACTACCGCACAAAAGACGATTACTTTTGAAAAGATGTTCCGTGACGGTATCTGTCAGGTCAGCCACCGTTATTATACAAAGATGGTGGAATTTTTTGATATAAACTATTCGCTTCTGGAAGTGGACGAGCAGGCGGACATACTGGCACAGTACAGCAAGCTCATCAATTATTTTGATCCGTCTGTGAGGTTTGAACTGGTGCTTTTCAACAGGCAGGTCAACGAACAGATGCTTACAGAACAGTTTGACATTCCGTGGCAGGAGGATGATTTTAACGACATTCGTGAAGAATATACGGAGATGTTAAAGAAGCAGGCGGCAAAGGGAAACAATGGCATCATCAAATCAAAATATCTGATTTTTGGTGTGGAGAGCAATGGCTACAAGGAAGCCAAGAGCCGCCTTAACAACATTGAAAAAGATGTCATACGGAACTTAAACAACATAGGAACCCTTGCGAGGGGACTGGACGGAAAGGAAAGACTGCGTATCCTGCATGAATATTTTAATCAGGATACCATGGAGCCTTTCCGCTTTTCGTTTAAGGATCTGGCAGAATCCGGTAAGTCGGTCAAGGACTATATTGCACCGCCGGGGTTTGATTTCCGCTATCCGAACCGCTTCAAGTCGGGAAATATGTATGGCTGTGTGTCCTATCTGGATATTATCGCACCGAAGTTTACGGACGAGCTGATCAAGCAGCTTCTTGATATTGATGCCAACCTTACGATTTCTATGCACATGCAGACGGAAGATCCGGTAAAGGCAATCAAGAAGTTAAAAGCGGTCATTTCCAATATCCAGAAAATGAAGATTGAGGAGCAGAAAAAGGCAGTCCGAAGCGGTTACGATATGGATATTCTTCCAACGGATATTGTGACCTATGAAAAGGATACGCTGGAATTTCTGGATGATTTGAATACGAGCAATCAGAAGATGATCAACATGACATTCCTTATTACCTGTTATGGCAGAACCAAGCGGGAACTGGAGAGCTTAATGCAGAGAGTGTCCGGTATCATTCAGCAGGCAAACTGTGACCTCAGATGTTTACAGTATTTGCAGGAACAGGGACTTATGGCATCCGCACCGATTGGATGCAATGAGACAGGCATTGAGCGTACTCTTTCCACAAAAAGCACCGCAATCTTAGTACCATTCTGCACACAGGAGTTATTTATGCCTGCACCGGCAATCTATTACGGATTAAATGCACTTAGCAACAACATGATCATGGCAGACAGAAAAAGGCTCCGTACACCAAACGGGGTTATCTTAGGTACTCCCGGAAGTGGTAAGAGTTTTAGTGCAAAGCGTGAGATTTTAAGCTGTTTCCTTATCACGAAGGACGATATTATCATCTGCGATCCGGAGGGAGAGTATTTTGCACTTGTAGCGGCACTGCATGGACAGGTGGTAAAACTTGCTACAAATTCCAAGGACTATCTGAATCCGATGGATATTCAGCTAAGCCATAAGGGGGATAAGGAAGCATTAAAACTGAAATCGGATTTTATCATAACATTATGTGATCTGATTGCAGGTGGCAAGGACGGTCTGGAGAACGATGAGAAAGGTATCATCGACGAATGTATCCGCCATATTTACGATAAGTATTTTGAAAATCCGGTGCCGGAAAATATGCCGCTGTTGGAAGATTTGTATGATGCCTTGTTAACACACAAAAATCCAAAGGCAGAGCGTATCGCAAACAGCCTTGTGCTGTATGTGCATGGTTCCCAGAATTACTTCAACCACCATACCAATGTGGACAGCGGCAACCGTATCATGTGCTTTGACATCAGAGACTTGGGAAATCAGTTAAAGGAGCTTGGAATGTTGATCGTGCAGGATGCGGTTTGGAACAGGGTATCGCAGAACAGGGAGCGAAAGATTGCTACCCGTTATTACTGTGATGAGTTTCACCTTCTTCTGAAGGAGAAGCAGACCGCTATCTACTCTGTGGAAATCTGGAAGCGTTTCAGAAAATGGGGCGGAATACCGACAGGTTTGACGCAGAACGTGGGCGATTTCCTCCGTTCTGAGGAGATTGAAGGTATTTTGGGTAACAGCGATTTTGTGTATCTGTTAAATCAGAATGCCAAAGATCAGGCAATCCTCGCTGATAAGTTGGGATTATCGGATAAGCAGTTATCTTATGTCACCAACTCCGAGCCGGGAAGCGGTCTTATCTTGTTTGATAATGTCGTAATTCCTTTCGTGGACAAATATCCGACAGACACCAAGACCTACAGAATTATGAATACCAAGCCGGAGGAATCGGTGCAGAAGGAGGACGCAGTGTAA
- a CDS encoding peptidoglycan DD-metalloendopeptidase family protein produces the protein MAEKRQKKQAAKAFEKEAFSKDKEVTGAKHTEHRQDNTFSAENQFSANEKPVSNLPRDANYGSHTRKEGDKRKHYRQQKQDTSGHNVQKSEAEAEKAFLKENSFMQEDQSEEFDTGSDSTIENKVHVRDTYQRSEEKGKYHKRRVQREHAHRERAKSENTKQSDYGDFQTKDATFSQGQAEEFTDRKVQKAFDKSEKSRQKLQKVKDKMPKKRQYEMKRVFDEQNGKAKYIVVPVDVEKPFKQDGLGKTAVHKLQTENMYFVHRKIAETEKDNSAVEGAHKTEQRAEDIYHYMKYHRKSKAQRKRDRLERLQKKQVTADMKLEYEKFISENPHLKGNSPKKQLQRQLQKQRIKREYAKARRAGAEAKIAKEAFTKTANAATGIAKKLQEIATKNKTLIITVGIFALLLIMIMSALSSCGSMFTGTVTTTMASTYLSLPAEIDAADLSFTEKEMELQNKIDRIESDYPGYDEYDYNLGAIGHDPYTLISYLSAVHTEFTAEGMESEIQELFDAMYSLTTEEVEETRTRTVTKTGTRTVTNPDGTTHTEEYEYEEEEEYTVTILRVTLTVTPLESIVAGRMDSEQTEIFGAYTETKGGLQVFASPVDYYWYYYISSYYGYRKNPNTGAEELHRGVDIAVPTGTLVYAAHDGTVTEAAYDSYYGNYVVITDSKGYTTKYAHMDSLNVSAGQSIKKGDNIGKSGNTGSSTGSHLHIECLYNGVYYNPLFYFEAGEQTIYGETTGGTGGGTGNVIPPESYDDATVQTLMREANRYLGMPYTFGGTAPASFDCSGFVCWVFTNSGVHNLPRTTAQGIYDQCTPVSAADAKAGDIIFFTGTYNAGRPVTHVGIYCGNGTMVHCGDPIQYTSINTSYWQSHFYGFGRLN, from the coding sequence ATGGCAGAAAAGAGACAGAAGAAGCAGGCGGCAAAGGCATTTGAAAAAGAGGCATTTTCCAAAGACAAGGAAGTGACTGGAGCAAAACATACAGAACACAGGCAGGATAACACCTTTTCTGCGGAAAATCAGTTTAGTGCCAATGAGAAGCCTGTAAGCAATCTGCCACGGGACGCAAACTATGGCAGTCATACAAGAAAAGAAGGCGATAAAAGGAAGCATTATCGTCAACAGAAGCAGGACACTTCTGGTCACAATGTCCAGAAGTCGGAAGCCGAAGCGGAAAAGGCATTCTTAAAGGAAAACAGCTTCATGCAGGAGGATCAATCAGAAGAATTTGACACGGGTTCTGACAGCACGATTGAAAACAAGGTTCATGTCAGGGACACCTACCAACGGTCTGAGGAAAAAGGAAAATATCACAAAAGGCGTGTGCAGAGAGAACACGCACACAGAGAGCGTGCGAAGTCAGAAAATACAAAGCAGTCCGATTATGGAGATTTCCAGACAAAGGATGCCACATTTTCGCAGGGGCAGGCGGAAGAATTTACCGACAGAAAAGTACAGAAGGCTTTTGATAAGTCGGAAAAGAGTCGTCAGAAGTTGCAGAAAGTAAAGGACAAGATGCCGAAAAAGCGGCAGTATGAGATGAAACGTGTCTTTGATGAACAGAACGGAAAAGCAAAATATATCGTAGTTCCGGTGGATGTGGAGAAGCCATTTAAGCAGGATGGTCTGGGAAAGACTGCGGTTCATAAACTGCAAACGGAAAATATGTATTTTGTGCATCGTAAGATTGCAGAAACAGAAAAGGACAATTCTGCGGTTGAGGGTGCACACAAGACGGAACAGCGTGCCGAGGACATTTATCACTATATGAAGTATCACCGCAAGAGCAAGGCACAGAGAAAGCGTGACCGCCTAGAGCGATTGCAGAAAAAGCAGGTCACAGCAGATATGAAGCTGGAGTATGAGAAATTCATCAGTGAAAATCCACACTTAAAGGGTAATAGTCCAAAGAAGCAGTTGCAAAGGCAGCTACAGAAACAGCGTATCAAACGTGAGTATGCTAAAGCAAGGAGGGCAGGAGCAGAAGCCAAGATTGCAAAGGAAGCATTTACAAAGACAGCCAATGCCGCAACAGGGATTGCAAAGAAGTTACAGGAGATTGCCACGAAAAACAAAACACTCATTATCACAGTCGGTATTTTTGCACTTCTGTTAATTATGATCATGTCGGCATTATCAAGCTGTGGTTCCATGTTTACCGGAACTGTGACAACAACGATGGCAAGCACCTATTTAAGCCTTCCGGCAGAGATTGATGCGGCAGATTTATCTTTTACAGAAAAGGAAATGGAGCTGCAAAACAAGATTGACCGGATTGAAAGTGATTATCCGGGATACGATGAATACGATTATAACCTTGGTGCAATCGGGCATGATCCATATACGCTGATTAGTTATCTTTCCGCAGTCCATACGGAATTTACTGCCGAGGGGATGGAGAGTGAGATTCAGGAATTATTTGATGCCATGTATTCCCTTACTACTGAGGAAGTGGAGGAGACACGGACAAGGACAGTCACAAAGACCGGAACCAGAACAGTAACAAATCCGGACGGGACTACCCATACCGAGGAATATGAGTACGAGGAGGAAGAAGAATATACCGTAACAATTCTTCGTGTCACACTTACGGTCACACCGCTTGAGAGCATTGTAGCCGGACGCATGGACAGTGAGCAGACGGAAATCTTTGGAGCTTATACGGAGACAAAGGGCGGCTTACAGGTTTTCGCTTCTCCGGTTGATTATTACTGGTATTACTATATCAGCAGTTATTACGGATACCGGAAAAATCCAAACACCGGAGCTGAGGAGCTTCATAGGGGTGTGGACATAGCAGTACCGACAGGAACGCTCGTGTATGCAGCCCATGACGGAACGGTTACGGAAGCGGCTTACGATTCATACTATGGGAATTATGTGGTGATTACGGACAGCAAGGGATATACCACAAAATATGCCCACATGGACAGCTTAAATGTATCCGCAGGGCAGAGTATAAAAAAGGGTGACAATATAGGCAAAAGCGGAAATACAGGAAGCAGTACCGGAAGCCACCTTCATATTGAATGTCTGTATAACGGGGTGTATTATAACCCGTTATTTTATTTTGAAGCAGGAGAACAGACCATTTATGGGGAAACAACGGGCGGTACCGGAGGAGGAACCGGCAATGTGATACCACCGGAGTCCTATGACGATGCAACGGTGCAGACGCTTATGCGGGAAGCAAACAGGTATCTGGGAATGCCATACACCTTTGGAGGAACAGCTCCGGCAAGTTTTGATTGTTCAGGCTTTGTATGTTGGGTATTTACAAACAGCGGCGTACATAACCTGCCAAGAACCACCGCACAGGGCATTTATGACCAGTGTACTCCGGTATCAGCGGCAGACGCAAAGGCAGGGGATATTATCTTTTTTACCGGAACTTATAATGCGGGACGTCCGGTTACACACGTTGGCATTTACTGCGGAAACGGTACGATGGTGCATTGTGGCGATCCAATCCAGTACACCTCAATCAATACCTCTTACTGGCAGAGCCATTTTTATGGTTTTGGAAGATTGAATTAG
- a CDS encoding DUF4315 family protein codes for MSVERINSQLKKVREQIAQLQAKEKDLAEQKQMAEDAEAMKIIRKYKISSERLQMLNKLSEDEVRNLLQKREQEKEDSTNENEEVIR; via the coding sequence TTGTCAGTAGAGCGAATCAATTCACAGCTTAAAAAGGTCAGGGAGCAGATAGCACAGCTACAGGCAAAGGAAAAAGACCTTGCAGAGCAGAAACAGATGGCGGAGGATGCCGAAGCCATGAAGATCATACGAAAATATAAAATCTCATCCGAGCGATTGCAGATGCTTAATAAGCTCAGTGAGGATGAAGTCAGAAATTTATTACAGAAACGGGAACAGGAAAAGGAGGATTCGACCAATGAAAATGAAGAAGTTATCCGTTAA
- a CDS encoding DUF4366 domain-containing protein, protein MKMKKLSVKALMSLILSAILFCMPVGAFFANRANTVEVHAEDTAEQKTESAAEESSAESTASGNDNKDSSGSGENHTEQSTENTTENSTEGTTEETQPAAKCTCKEKCSQYAVDEDCEVCAKDYKECAYINPSVKITINTPSGWHNDTTKVTVKVEDTVVSGNFTIQKVQAKVGQNGSWTDITEDMYIEISENSTIYVQVTDQKGKTYEKNRYIKCFDFTKPTLNAAVSDGLLSIQAHDTDSGIKAIYVNGYEFTEHTNGALNIRLQQFDAGYQYFTISAMDNAGNTSEIYKTANPYYTDPENKDSSEKDPAQQLPVDASATKPSSATAQVTEHTKTDVNGNTVSQAGSGTTSSSSATAKQSPSTGDTSKDADQSSDSQTTEKGKEFYTIQTASEKIFYLVIDRDGEDEKVYFLTEVSENDLLNTTTDNSETLPKNSAALESAIPTKDSALSNNNADTTGDKTQGAESVEDSTEDSTEDTSEPKEDTAKADGSGFTYILIGIAAVAVIGVVYVVKSKKKKENFIDEDEDELDEDYDYEDEDEAEQDSDEAFLNGGDDTESEDTGENDSEDNSDNDNDEENGEE, encoded by the coding sequence ATGAAAATGAAGAAGTTATCCGTTAAGGCACTAATGTCCCTGATACTGTCGGCAATACTTTTTTGTATGCCGGTCGGGGCATTTTTTGCAAACAGGGCAAATACTGTGGAGGTTCATGCGGAGGATACAGCAGAGCAGAAAACAGAAAGTGCGGCAGAGGAAAGCAGTGCAGAAAGCACAGCGTCCGGTAATGATAACAAGGACAGTTCCGGTAGTGGAGAAAATCACACAGAGCAGTCCACAGAGAATACAACTGAAAATTCCACAGAAGGCACAACTGAGGAGACACAGCCTGCCGCAAAATGCACCTGCAAGGAAAAATGCAGTCAGTATGCAGTAGATGAAGATTGTGAGGTGTGTGCAAAGGATTACAAGGAATGTGCCTATATCAATCCAAGTGTAAAAATCACAATCAATACACCGTCTGGATGGCATAATGATACCACGAAAGTAACGGTCAAGGTAGAAGATACGGTAGTGTCCGGCAATTTTACCATTCAGAAAGTACAGGCGAAAGTCGGACAGAATGGAAGTTGGACGGATATTACCGAGGATATGTACATAGAGATTTCCGAGAACAGCACCATTTATGTGCAGGTCACAGACCAGAAGGGCAAGACCTACGAGAAAAACCGTTATATCAAGTGTTTTGATTTTACCAAGCCTACCTTAAATGCGGCAGTCAGCGACGGTCTTTTGAGCATTCAGGCACATGATACGGATTCCGGTATCAAGGCAATCTATGTCAATGGCTATGAGTTTACAGAGCATACGAATGGAGCCTTGAATATCCGTCTGCAACAGTTCGATGCAGGGTATCAGTATTTCACGATTTCTGCCATGGATAATGCAGGAAATACCTCTGAAATCTATAAAACAGCCAATCCGTATTACACCGATCCGGAGAATAAGGACAGCAGTGAAAAAGATCCGGCACAGCAGCTTCCGGTGGATGCGTCGGCAACCAAGCCAAGCTCTGCAACCGCACAGGTCACAGAGCATACAAAAACGGATGTGAATGGAAATACAGTTTCCCAGGCAGGCAGTGGAACAACTTCAAGCAGTTCCGCAACAGCAAAGCAATCTCCAAGTACGGGAGATACTTCTAAGGATGCAGACCAGAGCAGTGACAGCCAGACCACAGAAAAAGGCAAGGAATTTTACACAATCCAGACTGCATCAGAAAAGATATTTTATCTTGTGATTGACCGTGATGGGGAAGATGAAAAGGTGTATTTCCTTACAGAAGTCAGTGAAAACGACCTGCTGAATACCACAACGGATAACAGCGAGACACTTCCGAAAAATTCAGCGGCATTGGAATCTGCAATCCCTACCAAAGACAGCGCATTATCAAACAATAATGCTGATACCACAGGAGATAAAACACAGGGAGCAGAAAGTGTTGAGGACAGCACCGAAGATAGCACGGAAGATACAAGTGAGCCGAAAGAGGATACCGCAAAAGCAGATGGTTCCGGCTTTACATATATTTTAATAGGCATTGCTGCGGTAGCTGTGATCGGAGTGGTATATGTTGTGAAGTCTAAGAAGAAAAAGGAAAACTTCATTGATGAGGATGAGGACGAGCTTGACGAGGACTATGATTATGAGGACGAGGACGAAGCCGAGCAGGATTCAGACGAAGCATTCTTAAATGGTGGCGATGATACAGAATCAGAGGACACAGGCGAGAATGACAGTGAAGATAACAGTGACAACGATAATGATGAAGAAAACGGGGAGGAATAG
- a CDS encoding transposon-transfer assisting family protein — protein sequence MNKEQEQQILDYYSTTDKYIHSKLHSNAHQSVFTKENDKYQWLVLEQKSQCEVEVRQTDRHGTITARDNYELTRNIPKCVGVERLCEGTNIQIPFNADEINLIYQFGEQSKAETCASLSAILPQIKDSDTKQIVSTTLKKLNSLSEESCMELTATTKRRKLTERDHSIKKRLAKAKEQSKQPTVAEGKMHRTHSKGKGDMAL from the coding sequence ATGAACAAAGAGCAGGAACAGCAGATTTTGGACTATTACAGCACCACAGACAAATATATCCACAGCAAGTTACATTCTAATGCGCATCAGAGCGTATTTACCAAAGAAAATGATAAATACCAGTGGCTTGTATTGGAGCAGAAAAGCCAGTGCGAAGTTGAGGTAAGGCAGACCGACAGGCATGGAACAATCACAGCGAGGGATAACTACGAACTTACAAGAAATATTCCTAAGTGCGTGGGCGTGGAACGCTTATGTGAGGGGACAAATATACAGATACCCTTTAATGCTGATGAAATCAATCTGATTTATCAGTTCGGGGAACAGAGCAAGGCGGAAACGTGCGCCAGTTTATCCGCAATCCTGCCACAGATAAAGGACAGTGACACCAAGCAGATTGTAAGCACCACTTTGAAGAAATTAAATTCCCTGTCAGAAGAAAGCTGTATGGAACTAACAGCCACCACCAAAAGACGGAAATTGACCGAGCGTGACCATTCCATAAAGAAAAGATTAGCCAAAGCAAAGGAACAGTCAAAACAGCCGACAGTTGCCGAGGGGAAAATGCACAGAACCCACAGCAAGGGAAAGGGGGATATGGCATTATGA